The Acidobacteriota bacterium genome has a segment encoding these proteins:
- a CDS encoding NAD-dependent malic enzyme — MPKRATRTRSKASKKKRLPKRSPQIRSKASKKSLPRSGRRPGLEYHIERDPKTDKEFIRVPFRGTPLLYNPFYNKGSTFDLEERLNLGLQGLLPPTVSTPDVQEKRAYENYRSHKTPLDRYVYLMALHERDQVLFYRLLVHNLEEMMPIVYTPTVGLACQRYSRIFRRPYGLYITPKDMGRMERVLSHAPFDNVDVIVVTDNERILGLGDLGVGGMGIPIGKLALYTAAAGIHPTRCLPIDLDVGTNNEELLEDPLYLGVRRRRLRGEDYYHFVGEFVKAVRKVFPKTILQWEDFKKEIAFNLLETYRDKILSFNDDIQGTGGVVLGGVLAAMKLKGESLKKQRFFLSGAGASAAGISRMLTLAMRREGLSEREAHRRIFLADSHGLLVKERAHIEHYKKAFAHSAAFLAKEGVTDPEHTQLAEAVRALRPTVLIGLSGTQGIFTREVVEAVASSCEHPLVMPLSNPTSKAECTPEEIYAWAKGRAVVATGSPFPPVVYEGKTYPVSQGNNVFVFPGVGLGVIAAEARKIPDELFVAAGYALAGTVSKERFALNCIYPDVSEIRGVSRTVALAVAKEAVRLRVAPKRGSDELAARLDDAIWYPHFTEYRYEPE, encoded by the coding sequence ATGCCGAAACGCGCGACACGCACCCGAAGTAAAGCATCCAAGAAGAAGCGCCTTCCGAAACGCTCGCCGCAAATCCGGAGCAAAGCATCTAAAAAGAGCCTTCCGCGAAGTGGCAGACGCCCGGGGCTTGAATACCACATCGAGAGGGACCCGAAGACGGATAAGGAGTTCATTCGCGTTCCCTTCAGGGGAACCCCGCTTCTCTACAACCCGTTTTACAACAAGGGCAGCACCTTCGACCTGGAGGAGCGCCTTAACCTGGGGCTCCAGGGCCTGCTTCCACCCACGGTGAGCACCCCCGACGTCCAGGAAAAGCGCGCGTACGAGAACTACCGGAGCCACAAGACCCCGCTCGATCGCTACGTGTACCTCATGGCGCTCCACGAGCGCGACCAGGTTCTCTTCTACCGCCTGCTGGTTCATAACCTCGAGGAGATGATGCCCATCGTCTATACGCCGACCGTGGGGCTGGCATGCCAGCGCTACAGCCGAATCTTCCGCCGCCCCTACGGGCTTTACATCACCCCGAAAGACATGGGACGGATGGAGCGCGTGCTCTCGCACGCGCCTTTTGACAACGTTGACGTGATCGTCGTGACCGACAACGAGCGCATACTGGGGCTCGGGGACCTGGGCGTAGGGGGCATGGGCATCCCCATAGGAAAGCTCGCGCTCTACACGGCGGCGGCCGGCATCCATCCCACGCGATGCCTGCCCATCGATCTCGACGTGGGCACGAACAACGAGGAACTCCTGGAGGACCCGCTCTACCTGGGGGTGCGGCGCCGACGGCTGCGCGGCGAGGACTACTACCACTTCGTCGGCGAGTTCGTGAAGGCCGTGCGCAAGGTGTTTCCCAAGACCATCCTGCAGTGGGAGGATTTCAAGAAGGAGATCGCCTTCAACCTTCTCGAAACGTACCGCGACAAGATACTCTCGTTCAACGACGACATTCAGGGCACGGGAGGGGTGGTGCTCGGAGGAGTGCTTGCGGCCATGAAGCTCAAGGGGGAGTCCCTCAAGAAGCAGCGGTTCTTCCTGAGCGGCGCGGGCGCCTCGGCGGCGGGCATCTCGCGTATGCTGACCCTGGCCATGCGCCGGGAGGGCTTGTCGGAGAGAGAGGCTCACCGCCGCATTTTCCTGGCCGACAGCCACGGCCTGCTCGTCAAGGAGCGCGCCCATATCGAGCATTACAAGAAGGCCTTCGCCCATTCCGCCGCGTTCCTTGCTAAGGAGGGCGTCACCGACCCCGAGCACACGCAGCTCGCCGAGGCGGTCAGGGCGCTCCGCCCCACGGTTCTCATCGGGCTTTCCGGCACCCAGGGGATTTTCACGCGCGAGGTCGTCGAGGCCGTGGCCTCAAGCTGCGAGCACCCCCTGGTGATGCCGCTCTCGAACCCGACGAGCAAGGCCGAATGCACGCCGGAGGAGATTTACGCCTGGGCGAAGGGGCGCGCCGTCGTGGCCACGGGCAGCCCGTTTCCGCCGGTCGTCTACGAGGGGAAAACATACCCCGTCTCCCAGGGCAACAACGTGTTCGTCTTTCCGGGCGTCGGCCTGGGCGTCATCGCCGCCGAGGCGAGGAAGATACCGGACGAGCTTTTCGTCGCGGCCGGCTACGCGCTGGCCGGGACGGTCTCGAAGGAGCGCTTCGCCCTCAACTGCATCTACCCCGACGTGAGCGAGATTCGCGGGGTTTCCCGCACGGTGGCCCTGGCCGTCGCGAAGGAGGCCGTGCGGCTCCGCGTGGCCCCGAAGCGGGGAAGCGACGAGCTCGCCGCGCGCTTGGACGACGCGATATGGTATCCGCATTTCACCGAATACCGCTACGAGCCCGAATAG
- a CDS encoding histidine triad nucleotide-binding protein — translation MSSDCLFCKIVKGEIPSKKVYEDEQVYAFRDINPQAPTHVLVVPKEHIPTLNDVEERHEALVGRVVRVASKMAQDAGHGESGYRLAVNCQSGAGQSVFHIHAHVLGGRSFRWPPG, via the coding sequence ATGTCAAGCGATTGCCTGTTTTGCAAAATCGTGAAGGGAGAAATTCCGTCCAAGAAGGTCTACGAGGACGAGCAGGTTTACGCCTTCCGGGACATCAACCCGCAGGCGCCCACTCACGTGCTGGTCGTGCCGAAGGAACACATTCCCACGCTGAACGATGTCGAGGAACGCCACGAGGCCCTCGTGGGGCGCGTCGTGCGCGTCGCCTCGAAGATGGCCCAGGATGCGGGGCACGGCGAATCGGGCTACCGGCTCGCCGTGAACTGCCAAAGCGGCGCCGGCCAGAGCGTCTTTCACATCCACGCGCACGTGCTCGGGGGCCGCAGCTTCCGCTGGCCGCCCGGATAG
- the argS gene encoding arginine--tRNA ligase gives MILIVRKKIRTAIADHLSREGVQFDPSVLQFEHPPSLDLGDIAVTTFPLAKILKKPPKAIAEELSSVVASVEGVSRVEAAGKGYLNIFLERGAALRALHDSVAHPTKPAARAGKIIVEHTAINPNKAAHVGHLRNAVLGDTWVRLLGASGEKVEVQNLIDDLGVQVADVVNGFIHYEKKSLEEVKKIPDLDDYCWVLYAKANPESAFEAGEGRERPAEYPEDWAGLRKSALKALEEGAEPETFYASYITHEIARSHLSLMESLNIRYDLLVWESDILRNELWERSFEALKASGKIILEREGENEGCWVVPLRKSPAFKHLDDPDKILVRSDGTATYVAKDIAYQMWKFGIGGVEFPYGPFGDFEGLHQEKLWRTASPPKASPKGAPSFGKAAKVYNVIDVRQEYLQKIVAESLRVAGFGKSADNSVHFSYEMVALTPRTAEELGFRLTDEERKKPYVEMSGRRGIGIKAKDLLEKLRDKAAVEVGKRNPGFTDDEVAKTAWRIAVAALRYFMLRFTRNKVVAFDIDEAVQFEGETGPYLQYSAVRVKNIFQKCAEAWGKTPDEIRAEAEAALDGTQGWLLDDTAWQLLLTMSRLEDAVGQAVRSEEPSVFARYAFTLAQHWNSFYHVNPVLQEKDEAIRGQRLALASLFERRMTRVLALLGIEVPERM, from the coding sequence ATGATTCTTATCGTTCGCAAAAAAATCCGGACGGCGATCGCCGATCATCTCTCAAGGGAAGGTGTCCAATTCGATCCTTCCGTGCTTCAATTCGAGCATCCGCCCTCGCTCGACCTCGGCGACATCGCGGTTACGACGTTCCCGCTCGCCAAGATTCTCAAAAAGCCACCCAAGGCGATCGCGGAAGAGCTTTCTTCCGTCGTCGCTTCCGTCGAGGGTGTTTCCCGGGTCGAGGCGGCGGGGAAAGGCTATCTCAACATTTTCCTGGAGCGTGGTGCGGCGCTCAGGGCGCTGCACGATTCGGTGGCGCATCCCACCAAGCCGGCAGCACGCGCCGGAAAAATCATCGTCGAGCACACGGCCATCAACCCGAACAAGGCCGCGCACGTGGGGCACCTGCGGAACGCCGTCCTCGGCGACACCTGGGTGCGGCTTCTCGGGGCCTCGGGCGAGAAGGTCGAGGTGCAGAATCTGATTGACGACCTGGGCGTGCAGGTTGCCGACGTCGTAAACGGCTTCATCCATTACGAAAAGAAGTCCCTTGAAGAGGTTAAGAAAATTCCTGACCTCGATGATTACTGCTGGGTCCTTTACGCGAAAGCAAATCCGGAATCCGCGTTCGAGGCCGGAGAAGGCAGGGAGCGACCCGCCGAATATCCCGAAGACTGGGCCGGTCTTCGGAAATCAGCTCTGAAGGCTCTCGAAGAAGGAGCCGAGCCGGAGACTTTCTACGCTTCGTATATCACTCACGAAATCGCCCGCTCCCATCTATCCTTGATGGAATCCCTCAACATCCGCTACGACCTCCTCGTCTGGGAAAGCGACATTCTCCGCAACGAGCTCTGGGAGCGCTCCTTCGAGGCGCTGAAGGCCAGCGGGAAAATTATTTTGGAAAGAGAAGGCGAGAACGAGGGCTGCTGGGTCGTGCCCCTGCGGAAAAGTCCCGCCTTCAAGCACCTCGACGATCCCGATAAAATCCTCGTCCGCTCCGACGGCACCGCGACCTACGTCGCCAAGGACATCGCCTACCAGATGTGGAAGTTCGGAATCGGCGGCGTGGAGTTCCCCTACGGGCCGTTCGGCGATTTCGAGGGGCTCCATCAGGAAAAACTCTGGCGGACAGCCTCGCCGCCCAAGGCTTCGCCCAAAGGCGCGCCGTCGTTCGGAAAAGCGGCGAAGGTCTACAACGTCATCGACGTGCGGCAGGAGTATCTTCAAAAAATAGTGGCCGAGTCCTTGCGTGTAGCCGGCTTTGGAAAATCGGCCGACAACTCCGTCCACTTCTCCTACGAGATGGTGGCGCTCACGCCGCGCACCGCCGAGGAGCTCGGCTTCAGGCTGACGGACGAGGAAAGGAAGAAACCCTACGTTGAGATGAGCGGCCGCCGCGGAATCGGCATCAAGGCGAAAGACCTTCTCGAAAAACTCCGTGACAAAGCCGCCGTGGAAGTTGGAAAGCGCAACCCCGGCTTCACGGACGACGAAGTGGCGAAGACGGCATGGCGGATCGCCGTCGCCGCGCTGCGTTACTTCATGCTGCGCTTCACGCGAAACAAGGTCGTCGCGTTCGACATCGACGAGGCGGTGCAGTTCGAGGGGGAAACGGGCCCCTATCTCCAGTACAGCGCCGTGCGCGTGAAGAATATTTTTCAAAAATGCGCCGAGGCGTGGGGCAAGACGCCCGACGAGATTCGAGCGGAGGCGGAAGCGGCGCTCGACGGAACACAAGGGTGGCTCCTCGACGACACGGCGTGGCAGCTGCTTCTTACCATGTCACGCCTGGAAGACGCGGTCGGGCAGGCCGTGCGCAGCGAGGAGCCTTCCGTCTTTGCCCGCTACGCCTTCACGCTCGCGCAGCACTGGAATTCCTTTTACCACGTGAATCCCGTCCTTCAGGAGAAGGACGAGGCGATTCGAGGGCAGCGCCTCGCGCTTGCGAGTCTGTTCGAGCGCCGCATGACGCGGGTGCTTGCGCTTCTGGGGATCGAGGTGCCGGAGAGGATGTAG
- a CDS encoding cation:proton antiporter: MTSVPVLLDLVVVLALAVLLGALLEHFRQSAIVGYLAAGVLLGPGGFHVVRSLETVHILSEIGLALLLFTIGLEFSWRRLQRLGSVAAGGGALQILLTALLFALVGKSLGLGGREAVAMGAVLSLSSTAVVLRALSDRAEIDSVHGRSALGILLLQDIAVVPLGLMMAFLGEKGTIGSASVALTAALAAGAVLFGVMALVSRFVLPRLLVASSGARNREIAIVLAAVVCLGAMWSSQAAGLSLTLGAFIGGMLLAESPFAEQIRADVEPLRAVFVTVFFVSIGMQVDVQWFVGHLAQVAGVVFAVVVGKAVVTTLVVRLFQSSWKEASATGVTLAQIGEFSFVLAVIAVGHGVVGPERFRLFVSAVPVTLLLTPYLVAMAPALAEGVERRLHAWGIAPAQGGGEGETERELEGHVIVVGFGPAGESVAHALKALGTTVLVVDLNPQSIAAARADGFLAKVGDAARGEILQSSRIESAQALVVTAPDPRAARLVIAQGRKMAPEVPIVARGRFHRYADDLRHAGASVVVDEESLVGEHLGHEILKEIRLPADAADAATDALHGEESDSVS, translated from the coding sequence ATGACGAGTGTCCCCGTCCTACTCGACCTGGTCGTCGTGCTCGCCCTGGCGGTCCTTCTGGGCGCCCTGCTCGAGCACTTTCGGCAGAGCGCCATCGTGGGCTATCTGGCGGCGGGGGTCTTGCTCGGTCCGGGGGGATTCCACGTCGTGCGAAGCCTCGAAACCGTGCACATCCTCTCGGAGATTGGATTGGCCCTCCTGCTTTTCACGATCGGCCTCGAGTTCTCTTGGAGGCGACTTCAGCGGCTCGGGTCCGTCGCGGCGGGCGGAGGCGCGCTTCAGATCCTGCTCACAGCGCTCCTCTTCGCGCTGGTCGGAAAGAGCCTGGGCCTCGGCGGACGCGAGGCCGTTGCGATGGGGGCCGTCCTGTCCCTGAGCAGCACGGCCGTCGTGCTCCGCGCCCTGAGCGACCGGGCCGAAATCGACAGCGTCCACGGCCGCAGCGCCCTCGGGATTCTGCTTCTCCAAGATATAGCGGTCGTTCCACTCGGACTCATGATGGCGTTCCTGGGGGAAAAGGGAACGATCGGTTCGGCGTCCGTGGCGCTCACGGCGGCCTTAGCCGCGGGGGCCGTGCTGTTCGGCGTCATGGCGCTGGTGAGCCGTTTCGTTCTTCCGCGGCTGCTCGTGGCGTCGTCCGGCGCGCGCAACCGCGAGATCGCCATCGTCCTCGCGGCGGTCGTGTGCCTGGGAGCCATGTGGAGCTCCCAGGCCGCGGGGCTTTCCCTGACCCTCGGAGCGTTCATCGGAGGCATGCTCCTTGCCGAGTCGCCCTTTGCCGAGCAAATCCGCGCCGATGTCGAGCCTCTTCGCGCCGTCTTCGTAACGGTGTTCTTCGTCTCGATAGGCATGCAGGTTGACGTGCAATGGTTCGTCGGGCATCTCGCGCAGGTGGCGGGCGTCGTCTTCGCGGTCGTCGTGGGCAAGGCCGTCGTAACGACGCTCGTCGTGCGCTTGTTTCAATCCTCGTGGAAGGAGGCCTCGGCGACGGGAGTCACCCTGGCGCAGATTGGGGAATTCTCATTCGTGCTCGCCGTGATCGCCGTGGGGCACGGCGTCGTAGGGCCCGAGCGCTTCCGGCTCTTTGTTTCGGCGGTCCCAGTGACCCTGCTGCTGACGCCCTATCTCGTGGCCATGGCTCCCGCCCTGGCGGAAGGAGTCGAGCGCAGGCTGCACGCGTGGGGCATTGCCCCGGCGCAAGGCGGCGGGGAAGGGGAAACGGAGCGGGAACTCGAGGGACACGTCATCGTCGTCGGCTTCGGCCCGGCCGGAGAGAGCGTGGCCCACGCGCTCAAGGCTCTGGGAACAACCGTGCTCGTCGTGGACCTTAATCCTCAAAGCATCGCCGCCGCGCGCGCGGACGGATTCCTCGCGAAGGTCGGAGACGCTGCGCGCGGAGAAATTCTTCAAAGCTCCCGCATTGAGAGCGCCCAGGCCCTCGTCGTTACCGCGCCCGATCCCCGCGCCGCCCGGCTCGTGATCGCCCAAGGCCGAAAGATGGCGCCCGAGGTGCCCATCGTTGCGCGCGGCCGATTCCATCGCTACGCCGATGACCTGAGGCACGCCGGTGCCTCGGTCGTCGTGGACGAGGAGAGCCTCGTCGGGGAGCACCTCGGCCATGAGATTTTGAAGGAGATCCGGCTTCCCGCCGACGCGGCGGACGCCGCGACCGACGCCCTCCACGGCGAGGAGAGCGATTCGGTTTCCTAA
- a CDS encoding aldehyde dehydrogenase family protein, with product MATASVYKNFVGGRWEASATGKTFENRNPANTGEVVGLFQRSNADDADRAVQAAKAAFKTWRLVPAPKRAEILFRAGQLLIERKESYAREMTREMGKPLPETRGDVQEAIDMLFYTAGEGRRMFGHTTPSELENKFQMSVRQPVGVCALITPWNFPMAIPSWKIVPALVCGNTAVIKPATDTPLSVFHLVQTLVDAGLPEGVMNVVAGTGKDVGEPLVTHPDVDLVSFTGSTDTGRRITKLCAPTIKKHSLEMGGKNPIIVMDDADLELALDGSIWSAFGTTGQRCTAASRIIMHEAVADSFTEQFVERAKRLRLGDGLREDTDVGPLINEAQLKKVHQYVKIGQDEGAELLCGGTQVKEGDLAKGLFYAPTVFAGVKPSMQIAQEEIFGPVLSLIKVGSLEEAVDVANDVAYGLSASVFTPDVSRAMVAVRDLYTGIVYVNAGTIGAEVHLPFGGTKGTGNGHREAGEAALDIFSEWKAVYVDYSGRLQRAQIDNAPTQ from the coding sequence ATGGCAACCGCGAGCGTGTATAAGAATTTCGTCGGCGGCCGATGGGAGGCCTCGGCGACGGGCAAGACGTTCGAGAATCGCAACCCCGCGAACACCGGCGAGGTGGTGGGGCTGTTTCAGCGCTCGAACGCCGACGATGCTGACCGCGCCGTGCAGGCGGCCAAGGCGGCGTTCAAGACGTGGCGGCTCGTCCCCGCACCGAAGCGCGCCGAGATTCTCTTTCGCGCCGGCCAGCTTCTGATCGAGCGAAAGGAGAGCTACGCCCGGGAGATGACGCGCGAGATGGGAAAGCCCCTTCCCGAAACCCGTGGAGACGTGCAGGAGGCCATCGACATGCTCTTCTACACGGCGGGCGAGGGGCGGCGCATGTTCGGCCATACGACCCCCTCGGAGCTTGAGAACAAATTCCAAATGAGCGTACGCCAGCCCGTCGGCGTATGCGCGCTCATCACGCCATGGAATTTTCCCATGGCCATCCCTTCGTGGAAGATAGTCCCGGCGCTCGTTTGCGGCAACACGGCCGTCATCAAGCCCGCGACCGACACGCCGCTTTCCGTCTTCCACCTTGTTCAGACGCTCGTGGACGCGGGGCTTCCGGAGGGCGTCATGAACGTCGTGGCCGGCACGGGAAAGGACGTCGGCGAGCCGCTCGTGACCCATCCCGACGTTGACCTTGTTTCCTTCACCGGCTCCACCGACACGGGGCGGCGCATCACGAAGCTCTGCGCGCCCACCATCAAGAAGCATTCCCTCGAAATGGGCGGCAAGAATCCGATCATCGTGATGGACGACGCCGACCTGGAGCTTGCCCTCGACGGCTCCATCTGGAGCGCGTTCGGCACGACAGGGCAGCGCTGCACGGCGGCGAGCCGCATCATCATGCACGAAGCGGTTGCGGACTCGTTTACCGAACAGTTCGTCGAGCGCGCCAAGCGCCTGCGCCTCGGCGACGGCCTCCGCGAGGATACGGACGTGGGGCCGCTCATCAACGAGGCGCAGCTCAAGAAGGTGCACCAGTACGTCAAGATCGGCCAGGACGAGGGCGCCGAGCTTCTCTGCGGCGGCACGCAGGTCAAGGAGGGCGACCTGGCGAAGGGGCTCTTCTACGCGCCCACCGTCTTCGCGGGGGTGAAGCCGTCGATGCAAATCGCGCAGGAGGAGATTTTCGGCCCCGTGCTCTCCCTCATTAAAGTAGGCTCGCTCGAGGAGGCCGTCGACGTCGCGAACGACGTGGCCTACGGGCTGTCCGCGTCCGTGTTCACCCCGGACGTGAGCCGGGCGATGGTGGCCGTGCGCGACCTCTACACGGGCATCGTCTACGTCAACGCGGGCACCATCGGCGCCGAGGTGCACCTTCCCTTCGGCGGCACCAAGGGCACCGGAAACGGACACCGGGAGGCCGGGGAAGCGGCGCTCGACATTTTCTCCGAGTGGAAGGCCGTTTACGTGGACTACAGCGGCCGCCTCCAGCGCGCCCAGATTGACAACGCACCCACCCAGTAG
- a CDS encoding methyltransferase domain-containing protein — translation MKERLLDFLACPDCGASFACRPSRSEDAEILEGRLTCQGCGASNPIKDGVPRFVKREELPRTEAATARKFGVQWSLYRWEASPDQERQFRDWIQPTTPGDFQGRVVLDGGCGQGRHMTLALRYGAREVVGVDISNAVNAAFARLRRFPNAHVVQADLSRLPLRPAFDYVYTIGVLHHMDEPQQGFQGLVRALKPTGSLLAWVYGRENNGWVVWLVNPLRILLTSRMPIWFLKVVSFFLTLVLHPVLKGIYLPLKRGAPALWRLLFYRDYLTYIASFQFREIYLIVFDHLNAPVAHYVAREEFERWFKEAKLTAVQIAWHNRNSWRGFAMHPDAQRLTS, via the coding sequence ATGAAAGAGCGCCTGCTCGACTTTCTCGCCTGCCCCGATTGCGGCGCGTCGTTCGCGTGCCGGCCTTCCCGAAGCGAGGACGCGGAAATTCTGGAAGGCCGTCTTACATGCCAGGGTTGCGGCGCGTCCAATCCCATCAAAGACGGCGTTCCGCGCTTCGTCAAAAGGGAAGAGCTTCCGAGGACGGAGGCGGCCACGGCCCGAAAATTCGGCGTACAGTGGAGCCTCTACCGGTGGGAAGCATCGCCGGATCAGGAAAGGCAATTTCGGGATTGGATCCAGCCCACGACCCCCGGTGATTTTCAAGGAAGAGTCGTCCTCGACGGTGGCTGCGGCCAGGGACGCCACATGACGCTTGCGCTCCGCTACGGAGCCCGCGAGGTTGTGGGAGTCGACATAAGCAACGCCGTGAACGCGGCCTTTGCGCGGCTGCGGCGCTTTCCGAACGCCCACGTGGTGCAGGCGGACCTTTCCCGGCTTCCGCTCCGGCCGGCGTTCGATTACGTCTACACCATCGGCGTCCTTCACCACATGGACGAGCCCCAGCAAGGTTTCCAGGGGCTTGTGCGAGCCCTGAAGCCCACCGGAAGCCTGCTGGCCTGGGTCTACGGGAGGGAAAACAACGGCTGGGTGGTGTGGTTGGTTAATCCTCTTCGCATTCTGCTTACGTCGCGCATGCCTATCTGGTTCCTTAAAGTCGTGAGTTTCTTCCTCACGCTTGTTCTCCATCCCGTCCTCAAAGGAATCTACCTTCCCCTGAAGCGGGGAGCACCGGCGTTGTGGCGCCTGCTTTTCTATCGTGACTACTTGACCTACATCGCCAGCTTCCAGTTTCGAGAAATCTACCTCATTGTCTTTGACCACCTCAACGCTCCCGTTGCCCATTATGTCGCCAGGGAAGAATTCGAGCGCTGGTTCAAAGAAGCAAAACTCACAGCAGTGCAGATTGCGTGGCACAACCGCAACTCGTGGCGCGGCTTTGCCATGCACCCCGACGCACAAAGACTGACTTCGTAG
- the ald gene encoding alanine dehydrogenase: MIVGVPKEVKDQEYRVSVVPAGVRTLTERGHKALVQKGAGEGSGIADEEYLAAGAEIVNKPQEIFHRSDMIVKVKEPIEPEWELLQDEQILFTYLHLAPQRELTKALLRKKIAAIAYETVAENGTLPLLIPMSEIAGRMSIQVGAQYLEKERGGRGVLLGGVPGVYPGRVAILGGGTVGLNAAKMAIGIGATVTVLEVDHVPMRYIDDIFGGRVYTLYSNELNVSRTIAEADVVVGAVLIPGASAPRLITRAMLQGMKRGSVLVDVAVDQGGCAETTRPTTHTDPVYEVDGVIHYMVANMPGAVPRTSTFALTNATIRYVTLLADKGVRGALEASPALRAGLNLYGGRITYRAVAESQGENFSSVEEALG, from the coding sequence ATGATCGTCGGCGTTCCCAAAGAGGTTAAGGACCAGGAATACCGCGTCAGCGTGGTGCCCGCCGGCGTGCGGACGCTCACCGAGCGCGGGCACAAGGCGCTCGTGCAGAAGGGTGCCGGAGAGGGAAGCGGCATCGCCGACGAGGAATACCTCGCGGCGGGCGCGGAAATCGTGAACAAGCCGCAGGAAATCTTCCATCGCTCGGACATGATCGTGAAGGTCAAGGAACCGATAGAGCCCGAATGGGAGCTCCTGCAGGACGAGCAGATTCTTTTCACCTACCTCCACCTCGCCCCGCAGCGCGAGCTCACCAAGGCGCTTCTTCGGAAGAAAATCGCGGCGATCGCGTACGAGACGGTGGCCGAGAACGGAACCCTCCCCCTCCTCATCCCCATGAGCGAGATTGCGGGGCGAATGAGCATCCAGGTCGGGGCCCAGTACCTGGAAAAGGAGCGGGGCGGGCGCGGCGTCCTCCTGGGCGGCGTCCCGGGCGTCTACCCCGGACGGGTCGCCATCCTGGGCGGCGGCACGGTGGGCCTCAACGCCGCGAAAATGGCCATCGGAATCGGCGCCACCGTGACGGTGCTCGAGGTGGACCACGTTCCCATGCGCTACATAGACGACATTTTCGGCGGGCGCGTCTACACGCTTTACTCGAACGAGCTCAACGTCTCCCGCACCATCGCCGAGGCGGACGTGGTCGTCGGCGCGGTGCTGATTCCAGGGGCCTCGGCGCCCCGCCTCATCACGCGCGCCATGCTCCAGGGGATGAAGCGGGGCTCCGTCCTGGTGGACGTCGCCGTGGACCAGGGAGGCTGCGCCGAAACGACGCGCCCGACGACGCACACCGACCCCGTGTACGAGGTGGACGGCGTCATCCACTACATGGTCGCCAACATGCCGGGCGCCGTGCCGCGCACCTCGACCTTCGCCCTCACGAACGCCACCATCCGCTACGTCACGCTCCTTGCGGACAAGGGCGTCCGCGGGGCGCTGGAGGCCTCGCCCGCCCTGCGTGCGGGTCTCAACCTCTACGGCGGCCGCATCACCTACCGCGCCGTCGCCGAAAGCCAGGGCGAGAATTTCTCGAGCGTCGAGGAGGCGCTGGGGTAG
- a CDS encoding TldD/PmbA family protein — protein sequence MLLGESRLFEVLRRALEEAPGDAKEALFIGSEQGLTRYAESCIHQNMLVRDRLVSFRIAAGKRIGTASTSSLEEEDLRRTAQSAFEAARHQPEIPHFEGFPAPSPVRRVKSHFAPTARTNARARARAVKGVFDRARKSGVRIAGSFATAESEVAVLNSNGLARHQPFTSAAMTVFALSDSVSGYADAYSCDVRAVEPAALAERAIEKCLRGRNPKEIPPGRYDVVLEPTAVSEVMEWFSFTAFNPKAYDDGMSFLEGRKGKRVMGENVTIYDDGLERGGLPMPFDYEGSPKRKVTFVRRGRGRDIVCDSLYGAKLGRPSTGHALPPGDPDRAMPLNLFMEAGDSTEEEMLLALDRGVWVTKFHYLNGYLEPKQAVMTGMTRDGAFWVEGGKIQSGIANMRFTQGMLEAFSNIERISKKRRPIKTWWSDVGANTVPALLIRNFAFTGRQETSSKTPDA from the coding sequence ATGCTACTGGGTGAAAGCAGGCTTTTCGAAGTTTTGCGCCGCGCCCTCGAGGAGGCGCCCGGCGACGCGAAGGAGGCGCTCTTTATCGGCTCCGAGCAGGGGCTCACGCGCTACGCCGAGTCATGCATCCACCAGAACATGCTCGTCCGGGACCGGCTCGTCTCGTTCCGCATCGCCGCGGGGAAGCGCATCGGGACGGCCTCCACGAGCTCTCTCGAGGAAGAGGATTTGCGCCGCACCGCGCAGTCGGCGTTCGAGGCGGCGCGGCACCAGCCGGAGATTCCGCACTTCGAGGGATTCCCCGCGCCGTCCCCCGTGCGGAGGGTGAAAAGCCACTTCGCCCCGACGGCCCGGACCAACGCGCGCGCGCGCGCCAGGGCCGTCAAGGGCGTCTTCGACCGGGCGCGGAAGTCCGGCGTGCGCATCGCGGGGTCGTTCGCGACGGCGGAAAGCGAGGTGGCGGTCTTGAACTCGAACGGCCTCGCCCGCCACCAGCCGTTCACCTCGGCGGCGATGACCGTCTTCGCCCTGTCGGACTCGGTCTCGGGCTACGCCGACGCGTACTCCTGCGACGTGCGCGCCGTCGAGCCCGCCGCCCTCGCCGAGCGGGCCATAGAGAAGTGCCTCCGCGGGAGGAACCCGAAGGAGATTCCGCCAGGGCGCTACGACGTGGTGCTCGAGCCCACGGCGGTGAGCGAGGTCATGGAATGGTTCTCCTTCACGGCGTTCAACCCCAAGGCTTACGACGACGGCATGAGCTTCCTCGAAGGCCGCAAGGGCAAGCGCGTCATGGGCGAGAACGTCACCATTTACGACGACGGCCTCGAGCGCGGCGGGCTTCCCATGCCGTTCGACTACGAGGGCTCGCCCAAGAGGAAGGTCACGTTCGTGCGCCGCGGCCGTGGCCGCGACATCGTCTGCGACTCGCTCTACGGCGCGAAATTAGGGCGCCCGAGCACGGGGCACGCCCTTCCGCCCGGCGACCCCGACCGCGCCATGCCCCTCAACCTCTTCATGGAGGCGGGCGACTCCACCGAGGAAGAGATGCTCCTGGCGCTCGACCGCGGCGTCTGGGTCACGAAGTTTCACTACCTGAACGGCTACCTCGAACCCAAGCAGGCCGTCATGACGGGGATGACGCGCGACGGTGCGTTCTGGGTCGAGGGCGGAAAGATTCAATCTGGCATCGCGAACATGCGCTTCACGCAGGGCATGCTCGAAGCGTTCTCGAACATCGAAAGGATTTCCAAGAAACGCCGCCCCATCAAAACCTGGTGGAGCGACGTCGGGGCCAACACCGTGCCCGCGCTTCTCATAAGAAACTTCGCGTTCACGGGCCGGCAGGAAACATCCTCAAAAACGCCTGATGCTTAA